gaacacaaacatttcctccCGAGAAGTTGGAAACCAAGCAAACCTTTGTGTGACAGTCGCCATCAGCATGTCCGCTGTCTGTTTAAAGATCGTGACCATCCTTTGTCTCTCCGGCACCGTCATGAGTGGCGAAGGTAAGATTGAAACTAGAAATGAATGTTAGGTGGGTGAATTTAATAAAGTTTAATGAAATGTGAAGTAAGATGAAACAGAATAACAGGTTTTTGTATCTCTCTTTAGGGAGCAGAGAAGTGGTTTGGAGAGAGATTGGAGGACACTTCACTATCCAGTGCAGACCCCCAAAAGCAGACCAAGAGAAAATGTGCCTGAAAAGGGGTCTCAATAAGGAGGCTGAGGTTTTTTTCATAAATGGCaaatctggaaaaaaaaccATAGTAAACGATTTCCGGGACAGACTTGAATTCAATGGACTGTTTCCCGAAATTGACATCCTCATCAAAAATTTGACATCTGAGGACACAGGACCGTACTGGTGCGAGTACAAGGCATTTGACAAGACTTCAGTTATAACCAAAAATGGACAAGGGTCTGTTCTACTGGTGGTGAGAGGTGAGCCTTATTCATTTACGAGTATTTCCAAAACCTTCACAAATCAGGGACTACATTTTTGTCCAGTATTACAATATATTGCCAACatgaaactaaactaaactgaaaaacctgaaatgtggacactaattaaatgtaataagtcaacagatttcacataacttttGTAAgttagttggaagcaataacattaagtttAGATTAAAAtatttggttcaacttaatattattgcttttaactaaccctaatacagttatgtgacattttttgacataataccaggggtgtagtgggcgttggacgcgggggtacgccgtccacccacttctcccgacgtgatatataaaaaaataataaatataaaatagcttaggctacaactaaaaaaaaaaataaaaaaaatagcttacaactcaaatgtaaatccggagatattggcaatggtgagaacaacctacataggctacataagacatccccagtatctgtccgtgacctatattggctacgacatgaacataacatgaacattcgataacCGTCATCAACCTgacacttaaaacaagacaaaaaaaaaacaacgagaacgtggatgtgatgaagctgaatatatgtaggcctatggctttttgggtgggagtgtgtgtgtgtgtgtgtgtgtgtgtgtgtgtgtgtgtgtgtgtgtgtgtgtgtgtgtgtgtgtgtgtgtgtgtgtgtgtgtgtgtttggggggtgacgtcacaaatagcgtaccctcacttaaaaaatccccactacaccactgcataatacatttaagtaaagtcaacctttcagttttttccgtAGACAGATGTAACTAATTCAGAGGTGACAAGTTAaattaaatctaaattaaagttgagtgttgtgtttacaaTCTGTCTCCAGAAACACAGATTCTGTCCTCCACAGACCGTTCAGTGCGGCAGTGTGAAGATTCTGACAACACCCTGATCCTGGTGTCTGTTGTGATCTGTGCTGCTGTGCTGCTCGGCATCATCATATGCTTCTTCGTCTGGATCATCCCCAAGGTACCTTCGGGTTTTAccgtgtgtgtttctgagtctGACTGCATTTGGCTATGACTCACAAACCCTTATGACATTTTCCACGTTTGTGTAATTCTCATAGAAACAGCATTTGACAAATTCATTATTTCAGTTTGAGAGCTGAAGggtactctgatcttgtacttgagtaaaagtaccagattgtaggaatactctgttacaagtaaaagtgaTGCAATCAAAAGGTcactaaagtaaaataattagcataaaaatatatacttaaagtaccataAGTAAAAGTTCTTATCATGCAAGTTCATTTCAAAAGTACACATACcccaaaattgtacttgaggaccatacttgagtacatttacttagttAATTTACACTTCTGCATATAGTGATAGATAGCAATAATGTTTGAATGAGAGCAGAGTAATGAGCTTAATGTCGAATATAAATGATCTTTATGTATatacttgtgtttatttacaccAACATGTTGGTCATCAGTGTGAGGTGCAGATGGATTGTATTGCATTATTCACATAATTGCTTCTAATATTAAGgacatttctgttattttgtccagCTTATTTTATACATAACAGAAATGTCTCCTTGTATGATACAATATAGTGTAAACatagatatgtatatatatatacatttacacatacacacatactatATGACTCTAAATGTCACTTGAAACTGTGCATTTTATTACAAATTGTTCTATTCTAAAGATAATACTATTAGGAAAGGAAAAGTCTCAGTGACCAGAAGTGAAATGTAATCATTGTCCTACTAGCCTACATCTAACATGTTGACAACAATATCTGTTGTTACCAGATCAAGAGACAGCAATCAGCAGAGAAACTGAGAAGAGTCGCAACCAATGAAGTTTACGAGGACATGCGAGGAACAATCCGACGATGAAGATGTCAACCTGCACCCAAGCGAGCCGAAACTACTCAAACTCTCTGCACCACTGAGGCACAACCAGTGCAAGTGAAGCAACGTTTCAAATCTGTATTTTCTCCTCTGCAGGCCTTCTGTGTGTCAGGCtgacagacaaaacaagaaGGTCCatgaatttgaaatgaatgaatgaaaggaacATCATGGGAACAGCTGCACTGCAAATATACATTTGGGCACAAtcttttaaaatgcacacacagctATTTTGGATAGTTGCCCAAATGTTGCAGTGTCTATTCTGTTTCAGTGGCAATAACTCAGAACTGGATCAAACCCTGATATGCAACCTTTATGTTTATATGTGTTGTtggatttcagatttttttgtaGTAAATGATTTACTGTATGAATAAAGGCAGGGATAATGTGCCATATCAGATAGATACTATGTATTGTAATAATGGTAACTGTAATGTTTATTCTACCTGAAGAGAACAATAGAAGTGCGGAATTAGTGTCCGTGTCTGAAGgtatattacattttagatttgttgATCGTTGACATGTATTAGAAGTATGCAGATAAATGCTCACTGATTAAAAAACTCACTGATTAACCCTCCAGTGGTTTTGCGGCACCCCCACTATAATGtaccattacacacacacacacacgcacacacacacacacacacacacacacacacacacacacacacacacacacacacacacacacacacacacacacacacacacacac
The window above is part of the Eleginops maclovinus isolate JMC-PN-2008 ecotype Puerto Natales chromosome 16, JC_Emac_rtc_rv5, whole genome shotgun sequence genome. Proteins encoded here:
- the LOC134878237 gene encoding uncharacterized protein LOC134878237 isoform X2: MSAVCLKIVTILCLSGTVMSGEGSREVVWREIGGHFTIQCRPPKADQEKMCLKRGLNKEAEVFFINGKSGKKTIVNDFRDRLEFNGLFPEIDILIKNLTSEDTGPYWCEYKAFDKTSVITKNGQGSVLLVVRETQILSSTDRSVRQCEDSDNTLILVSVVICAAVLLGIIICFFVWIIPKIKRQQSAEKLRRVATNEVYEDMRGTIRR
- the LOC134878237 gene encoding uncharacterized protein LOC134878237 isoform X1, which codes for MSVTFSMSAVWLKLITVLYLCCTALSGPGSREVVWREIGGHFTIQCRPPKADQEKMCLKRGLNKEAEVFFINGKSGKKTIVNDFRDRLEFNGLFPEIDILIKNLTSEDTGPYWCEYKAFDKTSVITKNGQGSVLLVVRETQILSSTDRSVRQCEDSDNTLILVSVVICAAVLLGIIICFFVWIIPKIKRQQSAEKLRRVATNEVYEDMRGTIRR